In bacterium, the DNA window TCATCTCGTCGAACGTCGCCGCGGCCCGGGGAAATAGCCACTGCTCGAGCTGGCCCGCGCGGTACGGCGGTTCCCCCGCGGCGCTTACGAAGGCCGCGCGTTCGGCCCCGCTCAAGGCCGTTACGTCTCTCGAATTATCCCCTGCCATAGCGCCGTTACGGGCGTTAGGCCAACTCGCCTTTGTCCATGATGACCGCGCCGTCGGCCTCCACCGTAGGTTCGAAGACCAACATATCCTGGTGATACGAACACGAGTTCACGCCGTCCATAAAGCGGTTTTCGCCCAGGGCGAGGTGTATGGTGCCGGTCATCTTCTCGTCCGTGAGGACGGAACCGTACGCTTCGACCACGGCGGGGTTGAGCCCCACGCCGAACTCGCCCAGCCGCATAGTATCGCCGTGGCCGGCGTCGACGAAGTCGGCGAAGACGTCGAATCCCTCTTTGGCTTCTACGGCTTTAGCGTCGCCGTTTTCGAACTCCAGGACGAGGTCCCGGATGCGGTTGCCCTGGATGAAAGCGCGGTCGAGGATTACGCGGCCGTTTACGCTATCCTCCAGCGGCGCGCAGTACACTTCGCCGGCCGGGACGTTGGCGATTAGCGGGCCGTTGTCGTCGCCGGGGTAACCCAGGATACCGTCGTCGATGAACACCTTGCGGCCTGATATTGAAAAAGCGAGGTCGGTTCCCTTCTTCGATTTTATCGATATGCGTTTTACGTCGCCGAGCTTGTCGCG includes these proteins:
- a CDS encoding aminopeptidase, encoding MYKPDFATIARHIVHDNARVRSGERVLIRARADAQYYAELIGTECARVGAHPLILAANDEFRLRVENETPPEVLAEAPPHLIELIRNSDVVVKIDSNWRNPLLSRQLLPERATLVQKRTKAVMDVMYFTKERRVIVTDFPTVEQANFFGIDFQKYHLLFWRAVEVPPATIRKRAHSVRDKLGDVKRISIKSKKGTDLAFSISGRKVFIDDGILGYPGDDNGPLIANVPAGEVYCAPLEDSVNGRVILDRAFIQGNRIRDLVLEFENGDAKAVEAKEGFDVFADFVDAGHGDTMRLGEFGVGLNPAVVEAYGSVLTDEKMTGTIHLALGENRFMDGVNSCSYHQDMLVFEPTVEADGAVIMDKGELA